A single window of Opisthocomus hoazin isolate bOpiHoa1 chromosome 5, bOpiHoa1.hap1, whole genome shotgun sequence DNA harbors:
- the LEPROTL1 gene encoding leptin receptor overlapping transcript-like 1 — MAGIKALISLSFGGAVGLMFLMLGCALPQYNRYWPLFVLFFYILSPIPYCIARRLVDDTDAASNACKELAIFLTTGIVVSAFGLPIVFARAELIYWGACALVLTGNTVIFATILGFFLVFGSNDDFSWQQW; from the exons atgGCCGGCATCAAAG CCCTGATCAGCCTGTCCTTCGGCGGAGCGGTCGGACTCATGTTCCTGATGCTGGGATGCGCCCTCCCGCAGTACAA cCGGTACTGGCCactgtttgttctgtttttttacaTCCTTTCTCCTATCCCGTACTGCATAGCAAGAAGATTAGTAGATGACACAGATGCTGCAAGTAATGCCTGCAAGGAGCTAGCAATATTTCTTACAACAGGCATCGTTGTCTCAGCGTTTGGGCTACCGATAGTGTTTGCGAGAGCAGAACTG ATTTACTGGGGCGCCTGTGCACTTGTCCTTACGGGGAACACAGTCATCTTTGCCACGATCCTAGGATTTTTCTTGGTCTTTGGCAGCAATGACGACTTCAGCTGGCAGCAGTGGTGA